A window of the Parabacteroides merdae ATCC 43184 genome harbors these coding sequences:
- the aroB gene encoding 3-dehydroquinate synthase, translated as MAAQKVVISKDLKADLQAFFASMSYDKLFILTDTNTQEKCYPLIKDIPALQDTPVITVQAGDTHKDIEQVAYIWSRLSNEGASRNSLLVNLGGGMITDMGGFAGATFKRGLRTVNIPTTLMASVDAAVGGKTGINFNGLKNEVGSFYPPECVFIDCEFLRTLDRDNLLSGYAEMIKHALISSMDIYASVLLFDLDAKIDYAFLNRMVAQSVAVKERIVEEDPKEHGIRKALNFGHTIGHAYESLSFKKDRPLLHGHAVAAGIVSELYLSHKVCGFPMEKLSQVVYYLKEYYPAFVFDCKDYDTLYELMTHDKKNEAGIINFTLLSQVGDVQINQQVSKEKILESLDFYRESFGV; from the coding sequence ATGGCCGCTCAAAAAGTAGTAATCAGCAAGGATCTCAAAGCCGATTTGCAGGCATTCTTTGCTTCCATGAGTTATGATAAACTCTTTATCCTGACCGATACGAACACGCAAGAAAAGTGTTATCCGCTGATAAAAGATATCCCAGCTTTGCAGGATACCCCGGTCATTACCGTGCAGGCGGGTGATACTCATAAAGACATCGAACAGGTCGCCTATATCTGGTCGCGTCTCTCGAACGAAGGAGCTTCCCGAAATTCGCTTTTGGTCAATCTGGGCGGCGGTATGATTACCGATATGGGAGGCTTCGCCGGTGCGACTTTCAAACGCGGACTGCGGACCGTCAATATCCCGACTACCCTGATGGCTTCTGTCGATGCGGCCGTGGGGGGAAAGACCGGGATTAACTTCAACGGCCTGAAGAACGAGGTCGGCTCTTTTTATCCACCCGAATGTGTCTTTATCGATTGCGAGTTCCTGCGTACGCTCGACCGCGACAATCTGCTTTCCGGCTATGCCGAAATGATCAAGCATGCGCTTATCAGTTCGATGGATATTTACGCTTCCGTCCTGCTGTTCGACCTCGACGCGAAGATCGATTATGCTTTTCTGAACAGGATGGTCGCCCAATCCGTAGCCGTAAAGGAACGTATCGTGGAGGAAGACCCGAAGGAGCACGGCATCCGTAAGGCACTGAACTTCGGCCATACGATCGGTCATGCCTACGAAAGTTTGTCCTTTAAGAAGGACCGTCCTTTGCTGCACGGCCATGCTGTTGCCGCCGGTATTGTCAGCGAATTGTACCTGTCTCATAAAGTATGTGGTTTCCCGATGGAGAAACTGAGTCAGGTCGTCTATTATTTGAAGGAGTATTATCCGGCTTTCGTGTTCGATTGCAAGGATTATGATACCTTATACGAGCTGATGACGCACGATAAGAAGAATGAAGCGGGAATCATCAACTTCACCTTGCTTTCTCAAGTCGGTGATGTTCAGATAAATCAGCAGGTGAGTAAGGAGAAAATACTCGAATCCCTGGATTTTTATCGTGAAAGCTTTGGAGTATAA
- a CDS encoding M23 family metallopeptidase has protein sequence MKLFKSRKTYYLYNPNTLSYERVYPSAKDRFFGVLRHLSIGIVIGVGIFFIFSRTFDSPVESLLKKENKLLQTQYEVLSLRLNNALEVLDDIQQRDENLYRAIFQAESIPESVRKSGFGGTNRYEHLMNLSNPELVVSTTRKMDMLSKQLYVQSNSLEELITLGKNQEERSKCIPAIQPIANKDLKRTASGYGVRIDPIYRTPRFHSGMDFSAKVGTEVYATGDGVVTFAAWKQGYGNCLMINHGHGFQTLYGHLSKFRARVGQKVKRGEVIGEVGNTGKSTGPHLHYEVIVRGKYDNPSKYYYMDLTPEEYDRMIQIAENHGQVMD, from the coding sequence ATGAAACTATTTAAAAGCAGAAAAACATATTACTTATATAACCCCAACACGCTCAGTTACGAGCGCGTTTACCCCTCCGCCAAAGACCGTTTTTTCGGTGTGCTCCGCCACCTGAGCATCGGTATCGTGATCGGCGTAGGCATTTTCTTTATCTTTTCGCGCACGTTCGACTCGCCGGTCGAATCGCTTTTAAAGAAGGAGAACAAGCTGTTGCAGACACAATACGAAGTGCTTTCGTTGCGCCTGAACAATGCGCTGGAAGTCTTGGATGACATACAGCAACGCGACGAGAACTTATACCGGGCGATCTTCCAGGCGGAATCGATCCCCGAATCCGTCCGCAAGTCCGGTTTCGGCGGGACCAACCGGTATGAACACCTGATGAACCTGTCCAACCCCGAACTGGTCGTCTCGACCACCCGGAAGATGGACATGCTGAGCAAACAGCTCTATGTCCAATCCAACTCGCTGGAGGAGCTGATCACATTGGGCAAGAACCAGGAAGAACGAAGCAAATGTATTCCCGCCATACAGCCGATTGCCAATAAGGACCTGAAACGTACGGCATCCGGCTACGGTGTGCGTATCGACCCGATCTACCGTACTCCCCGCTTCCACTCAGGCATGGACTTTTCCGCCAAAGTGGGCACGGAAGTCTATGCAACCGGCGACGGAGTCGTTACCTTTGCTGCCTGGAAACAGGGATATGGAAACTGCCTGATGATCAATCACGGGCACGGATTCCAGACGCTTTACGGCCACCTGAGCAAGTTCCGGGCGCGTGTCGGACAGAAAGTAAAGCGCGGAGAAGTGATCGGAGAAGTGGGAAATACAGGGAAATCCACCGGCCCGCACCTTCACTACGAGGTGATCGTCCGCGGCAAATACGACAACCCCTCCAAGTACTACTACATGGACCTGACTCCGGAAGAATACGACCGTATGATACAGATTGCCGAAAATCACGGCCAGGTAATGGATTAA
- a CDS encoding NAD(P)H-dependent flavin oxidoreductase: MKTLTIGDLKARIPIIQGGMGVGISLSGLASAVANEGGIGVISAAGLGLLYKKLSPNYTEAGNLGLAAEIRKAREKAKGIIGVNVMVALSDFAELVKTSIAEKVDIIFSGAGLPLDLPSFLKKDSVTKLVPIVSSTRAVRIICEKWKNNYDYLPDAVVLEGPKAGGHLGYKENQLEDEHFSLEELLPQVVKEVSHFEEKYNKRIPVIAAGGIYTGEDIKRVMDLGASGVQLGTRFVTTTECDASDAFKESYVKAQEKDIEIIKSPVGMPGRAIHSHFLEKVKAGMKQPKVCPFNCIKTCDISRSPYCIVTALYNAFKGNFENGYAFAGSNAWRTTRIMSVKETISELINEWKRSDQPTLSSR; encoded by the coding sequence ATTCCAATCATCCAGGGTGGAATGGGCGTAGGAATCTCTCTCTCCGGCTTAGCCTCAGCCGTTGCAAATGAAGGTGGGATTGGCGTTATCTCCGCCGCCGGTCTCGGTCTCTTATATAAGAAACTTTCTCCCAACTACACCGAAGCCGGCAATCTGGGCCTTGCAGCCGAGATCCGGAAAGCCCGCGAGAAGGCCAAAGGCATTATCGGCGTGAACGTGATGGTCGCCCTTTCAGACTTCGCCGAACTGGTGAAAACCAGTATTGCGGAAAAGGTAGACATCATTTTCAGCGGTGCCGGACTACCTTTGGACCTGCCGTCTTTCCTGAAGAAAGACAGCGTGACGAAGCTCGTCCCCATCGTTTCCAGTACACGTGCCGTCCGCATCATCTGCGAAAAATGGAAAAACAACTACGACTACCTTCCCGATGCCGTTGTGCTGGAAGGGCCAAAAGCCGGCGGCCATTTAGGATACAAGGAGAACCAGCTGGAAGACGAGCATTTTTCACTCGAAGAACTGCTGCCTCAGGTAGTGAAAGAAGTTTCCCACTTCGAAGAAAAATATAACAAGAGAATCCCGGTAATTGCAGCAGGAGGCATTTACACGGGTGAAGACATCAAACGCGTGATGGACCTGGGAGCATCGGGCGTTCAGTTAGGAACCCGTTTCGTCACCACTACCGAGTGCGACGCTTCCGATGCTTTCAAGGAAAGCTACGTCAAGGCACAGGAGAAGGATATCGAGATCATCAAAAGTCCGGTCGGAATGCCGGGCAGAGCAATCCACAGTCATTTTCTCGAAAAGGTAAAAGCCGGGATGAAACAGCCGAAGGTCTGTCCTTTCAACTGCATCAAGACATGCGATATCTCGCGAAGCCCCTACTGTATCGTAACAGCCCTGTACAATGCCTTCAAAGGGAACTTCGAGAACGGCTACGCTTTCGCAGGAAGCAATGCCTGGCGGACAACCCGCATCATGTCGGTGAAAGAAACGATAAGCGAGCTGATCAACGAGTGGAAACGCTCTGACCAACCGACTCTTTCCTCCCGATAA
- a CDS encoding DUF3127 domain-containing protein gives MEITGRIIAVLPVQGGISKNGNEWKKQEYVLETHDQYPKKVCFQIFGADRIDQAAIQPGEELTVFFDIDSREYQGRWFTNINAWKVERPMAAAPQSAPGAMTPENVVPASAPAASAVPDFGPANPIDDLPF, from the coding sequence ATGGAAATTACGGGAAGAATCATCGCCGTACTGCCGGTTCAAGGCGGTATCAGCAAAAACGGAAACGAGTGGAAAAAACAGGAATATGTCCTGGAAACACATGACCAATACCCTAAGAAAGTATGCTTCCAGATTTTCGGTGCAGACCGCATCGATCAGGCAGCCATACAGCCCGGAGAAGAACTTACAGTATTTTTTGACATAGACAGCCGTGAATATCAGGGACGTTGGTTCACAAATATCAATGCATGGAAAGTGGAACGCCCGATGGCCGCCGCTCCCCAGTCGGCACCGGGAGCCATGACTCCTGAAAACGTAGTGCCGGCATCCGCACCTGCAGCATCTGCTGTTCCTGATTTCGGTCCGGCCAATCCGATTGACGATCTGCCATTCTAA
- the alaS gene encoding alanine--tRNA ligase → MLTAKEIRESFKDFFASKQHQIVPSAPMVVKGDPTLMFTNAGMNQFKDIILGNVPRKYPRVADSQKCLRVSGKHNDLEEVGHDTYHHTMFEMLGNWSFGDYFKQEAINWAWEYLVEVLKLNPDRLYATVFEGSPAEGLSRDDEAAGYWEKFLPKAHIINGNKHDNFWEMGDTGPCGPCSEIHIDLRPEEERAAIPGQDMVNKDHPQVIEIWNLVFMQYNRKADGSLEPLPARVIDTGMGFERLCMALQGKTSNYDTDVFQPIIKVIADMAGTAYGKDKQQDVAMRVIADHIRTIAFAITDGQLPSNAKAGYVIRRILRRAVRYGYTFLDRKESFMYKLLPVLIETMGDAYPELIAQKTLIEKVIKEEEESFLRTLETGIRLLDKKMEETKAAGKNVISGVDAFTLYDTYGFPLDLTELILRENGMEANIDEFNVEMQKQKDRARNAAAIETGDWVVLKEGGCNFVGYDLFECDAEILRYRQIKQKNKVLYQIVLDQTPFYAEMGGQVGDTGWLIADDETVDVIDTKRENNLPVHLVTKLPKDVTATFTAKINEKKRIQCECNHSATHLLHEALREVLGTHVEQKGSYVSPDSLRFDFSHFQKVTDEEIRKVEKLVSEKIRANYPLEEHRNMPIAEAKALGAMALFGEKYGDEVRVVKYGNSIELCGGTHIPATGMIGSLRVVGESSIAAGVRRIEAVTAEAAENYTFMLQDSLRELRAMFNNVPNLSQTIKKAIEENAELKKQVSDYVKEKVQLLKKELIAKAVERNGVKVIAFRGEASVDAIKDLAFQIKGESNTEEKVFFVAGIKDGEKCALMVMLSEPLVAEGLNAGKLVKEAAKLIQGGGGGQPHFATAGGKNVAGLGEAIEHILDAAGLK, encoded by the coding sequence ATGTTGACAGCAAAAGAAATCCGTGAATCATTTAAAGACTTCTTCGCTTCCAAGCAGCACCAGATTGTGCCTTCTGCTCCGATGGTGGTGAAGGGCGACCCTACATTGATGTTTACCAATGCAGGTATGAACCAGTTCAAAGATATAATCCTGGGGAACGTACCCCGTAAATATCCACGTGTCGCGGATTCACAAAAGTGTCTTCGTGTGAGTGGAAAGCATAACGACCTGGAAGAGGTCGGACACGATACGTATCACCACACCATGTTCGAAATGTTGGGAAACTGGTCGTTCGGCGACTATTTCAAACAGGAGGCGATCAACTGGGCATGGGAATACCTGGTCGAAGTGTTGAAACTGAATCCCGACCGTTTGTATGCCACCGTGTTCGAAGGAAGTCCTGCCGAAGGCCTTTCGCGCGACGACGAGGCTGCCGGCTATTGGGAGAAGTTCCTGCCGAAAGCTCATATCATTAATGGCAACAAACACGATAACTTTTGGGAAATGGGTGATACGGGGCCTTGCGGTCCTTGTTCTGAAATCCATATCGACCTCCGTCCGGAAGAAGAACGTGCCGCTATCCCCGGCCAGGACATGGTGAACAAAGACCATCCGCAGGTGATCGAAATCTGGAACCTGGTGTTCATGCAATATAACCGCAAGGCCGACGGCTCGCTCGAACCGCTGCCTGCCCGTGTGATCGATACCGGTATGGGGTTCGAACGTCTCTGCATGGCTTTACAGGGTAAGACATCCAACTACGATACAGACGTATTCCAGCCGATCATCAAAGTGATTGCCGATATGGCGGGTACTGCTTATGGCAAGGACAAACAACAGGACGTGGCCATGCGTGTAATCGCCGACCATATCCGTACGATCGCTTTCGCGATTACGGACGGGCAGTTGCCTTCCAATGCAAAGGCAGGTTATGTCATCCGTCGAATCCTGCGTCGTGCCGTCCGTTACGGCTATACGTTCCTGGATCGCAAAGAGTCCTTCATGTATAAGCTGTTGCCCGTACTGATCGAAACAATGGGAGACGCTTATCCCGAACTGATCGCGCAGAAGACGTTGATCGAGAAGGTGATCAAGGAAGAGGAAGAATCTTTCCTGCGTACGTTGGAAACCGGTATCCGTTTGCTGGATAAGAAGATGGAAGAAACAAAGGCTGCCGGAAAGAACGTGATCAGCGGCGTAGATGCCTTTACATTATATGACACATACGGATTCCCGTTGGATTTGACCGAGTTGATCCTGCGTGAGAACGGCATGGAAGCCAATATCGACGAGTTCAACGTCGAGATGCAGAAGCAGAAGGACCGTGCCCGTAACGCTGCCGCCATCGAAACCGGCGACTGGGTGGTGCTGAAAGAGGGCGGATGCAATTTCGTGGGTTACGACTTGTTCGAATGCGATGCCGAAATCCTGCGTTACCGCCAGATCAAGCAGAAGAACAAGGTCTTATATCAGATCGTTCTGGACCAGACTCCGTTCTACGCGGAGATGGGTGGACAGGTCGGCGACACCGGTTGGTTGATTGCTGACGACGAGACGGTCGACGTGATCGACACGAAACGCGAAAACAACTTGCCTGTACATCTGGTCACTAAATTGCCGAAGGATGTGACGGCGACTTTTACTGCCAAGATCAACGAGAAGAAACGTATCCAGTGCGAATGCAACCACTCTGCCACTCACCTGCTGCATGAGGCGTTGCGTGAGGTGCTGGGAACACATGTCGAACAGAAAGGTTCATACGTTTCTCCCGATTCTCTGCGTTTTGACTTCTCCCACTTCCAGAAAGTGACGGACGAAGAAATCCGTAAGGTGGAAAAGCTGGTGAGCGAAAAGATCCGTGCCAACTATCCGCTGGAAGAGCATCGCAATATGCCGATTGCCGAAGCGAAAGCATTGGGCGCTATGGCTCTGTTCGGTGAAAAGTATGGCGATGAAGTCCGTGTGGTCAAATATGGCAACTCTATCGAATTGTGCGGTGGTACGCATATCCCTGCGACCGGCATGATCGGTTCCCTGCGTGTGGTCGGCGAAAGCTCCATCGCGGCAGGTGTGCGCCGTATCGAAGCGGTAACGGCCGAAGCGGCTGAAAACTACACCTTCATGTTGCAGGATTCCCTGCGTGAACTGCGTGCGATGTTCAACAATGTGCCGAACCTGTCTCAAACCATCAAGAAGGCCATCGAAGAGAATGCCGAACTGAAGAAGCAGGTAAGCGACTACGTGAAAGAGAAAGTGCAGTTGCTCAAGAAAGAACTGATCGCAAAAGCCGTTGAGCGCAATGGTGTCAAAGTGATCGCTTTCCGTGGTGAGGCCAGCGTGGATGCCATCAAAGACCTGGCTTTCCAGATCAAGGGGGAAAGCAATACGGAGGAAAAGGTTTTCTTCGTGGCTGGAATCAAAGACGGTGAGAAATGCGCGTTGATGGTTATGCTGAGCGAGCCGTTGGTGGCTGAAGGCTTGAATGCCGGCAAACTGGTGAAAGAAGCGGCAAAACTGATACAAGGCGGCGGAGGCGGTCAGCCTCATTTTGCAACAGCCGGAGGTAAGAATGTGGCCGGACTGGGTGAAGCCATCGAACATATCTTGGACGCAGCCGGTCTGAAATAA
- a CDS encoding RNA polymerase sigma factor, whose product MELYTDTYYIQRIQAGDTACFACLLDKYSRPVHSLILKVVRNREDAEELAQDVFMKVFKHLSSFKGECSFSTWIYRIAYNTAISETRKKRHEFLAIEESVINNVSEQEVAEALDRTDSSDQIQMLDAALAQLPPDERAIILLFYMKEKTIDEVATITGLTASNIKVKLHRIRKKLFFVLKGMEEQ is encoded by the coding sequence ATGGAGTTGTATACCGACACATATTATATACAAAGGATACAAGCGGGAGATACGGCATGCTTTGCCTGCCTTCTGGATAAATACAGCCGTCCTGTTCATTCGTTAATCCTAAAGGTAGTCAGAAACCGGGAAGATGCGGAGGAACTGGCACAGGATGTGTTTATGAAGGTGTTCAAGCACCTCTCGTCGTTCAAAGGGGAATGCAGTTTCTCCACGTGGATCTACCGGATCGCCTACAATACAGCCATCTCGGAAACACGGAAAAAGAGACACGAGTTTCTGGCGATCGAGGAATCGGTTATTAATAATGTATCGGAACAAGAAGTAGCCGAAGCACTAGACAGGACAGACAGCTCCGACCAGATACAGATGCTCGATGCCGCCCTCGCCCAATTGCCACCCGATGAGCGGGCGATCATCCTGCTCTTTTATATGAAAGAAAAAACGATCGACGAAGTGGCGACGATCACCGGATTGACTGCATCTAATATAAAAGTGAAATTGCACCGCATACGAAAGAAACTGTTTTTTGTATTAAAAGGAATGGAGGAACAATAA
- the rpsA gene encoding 30S ribosomal protein S1 has protein sequence MENLKNIQPIEDFNWDALEKGDSYGEVSKDDLVKTYDETLNTVKDKEVVMGTVTAMNKREVVVNIGFKSDGVVSMAEFRYNPDLKIGDEVEVYIENQEDKKGQLILSHKKARATRSWDRVNEALEKDEIIKGYIKCRTKGGMIVDVFGIEAFLPGSQIDVKPIRDYDVFVGKTMEFKIVKINQEFKNVVVSHKALIEAELEQQKKDIISKLEKGQVLEGTVKNITSYGVFIDLGGVDGLIHITDLSWGRVSHPEEIVQLDQKINVVILDFDDEKKRIALGLKQLTPHPWDALDPNLKVGDKVKGKVVVMADYGAFIEIAPGVEGLIHVSEMSWTQHLRSAQDFMKVGDEIEAVILTLDRDERKMSLGIKQLKADPWEDIESRFPVGSRHMAKVRNFTNFGVFVEIEEGVDGLIHISDLSWTKKIKHPSEFTQIGAEIEVQVLEIDKENRRLSLGHKQLEENPWDVFETIFTVGSIHEGTIIEVLDKGAVISLPYGVEGFATPKHLVKEDGSQAAVDEKLQFKVIEFNKEAKRIILSHSRIFEDEQKGAKKETGEKKSSSKRGGKKEEESAMVTGPVEKTTLGDIEELAALKEKLAGK, from the coding sequence ATGGAAAATTTAAAGAACATTCAGCCCATTGAAGATTTCAACTGGGATGCTCTTGAAAAGGGCGATTCTTACGGTGAAGTAAGCAAGGACGATCTTGTAAAAACGTATGACGAGACTTTGAACACAGTAAAGGACAAAGAAGTCGTTATGGGAACCGTAACTGCAATGAACAAACGTGAAGTTGTAGTAAACATCGGTTTCAAATCAGATGGCGTTGTATCTATGGCAGAATTCCGTTACAACCCGGATCTGAAAATTGGTGACGAAGTAGAAGTCTACATCGAAAACCAGGAAGACAAAAAAGGACAGCTGATCCTGTCTCACAAGAAAGCACGCGCTACACGTTCTTGGGATCGTGTAAACGAAGCTCTTGAAAAAGACGAAATCATCAAAGGTTACATTAAATGTCGTACGAAGGGCGGTATGATCGTTGACGTATTCGGTATCGAAGCATTCTTGCCGGGTTCTCAGATCGATGTCAAGCCGATCCGCGACTACGATGTATTTGTAGGTAAGACAATGGAATTCAAGATCGTTAAGATCAACCAGGAATTCAAGAACGTTGTTGTATCTCATAAAGCTCTTATCGAAGCTGAACTCGAACAGCAGAAGAAAGACATCATCTCCAAACTTGAAAAAGGCCAGGTACTGGAAGGTACAGTCAAGAATATCACTTCTTACGGTGTATTCATCGACCTGGGTGGCGTAGACGGTTTGATCCACATCACAGACCTGTCTTGGGGCCGCGTTTCTCATCCGGAAGAAATCGTTCAGCTGGATCAGAAGATCAACGTGGTTATCCTTGACTTCGATGATGAAAAGAAGCGTATCGCTCTCGGCTTGAAGCAGCTGACTCCGCATCCTTGGGATGCTTTGGATCCGAACTTGAAAGTGGGTGACAAAGTAAAAGGTAAAGTTGTCGTTATGGCTGACTACGGTGCATTCATCGAAATCGCTCCGGGCGTAGAAGGTCTGATCCACGTTTCTGAAATGTCTTGGACACAGCACTTGCGTTCTGCTCAGGACTTCATGAAAGTAGGTGACGAAATCGAAGCTGTTATCCTGACCCTGGATCGCGACGAACGTAAGATGTCATTGGGTATCAAACAGCTGAAAGCTGATCCGTGGGAAGATATCGAATCTCGCTTCCCGGTAGGTTCTCGCCACATGGCTAAAGTTCGTAACTTCACTAACTTTGGTGTATTCGTAGAAATCGAAGAAGGCGTAGACGGCTTGATCCACATCTCTGACCTGTCTTGGACAAAGAAAATCAAACACCCGTCAGAATTTACTCAGATCGGTGCTGAAATCGAAGTTCAGGTTCTGGAAATCGACAAAGAAAACCGCCGTTTGAGCTTAGGTCACAAACAGCTGGAAGAAAATCCTTGGGATGTATTCGAAACAATCTTCACTGTAGGTTCTATCCACGAAGGAACAATCATCGAAGTACTGGATAAGGGTGCTGTAATCTCTCTGCCTTACGGCGTAGAAGGTTTCGCAACTCCGAAACATCTGGTAAAAGAAGACGGTTCTCAGGCTGCTGTAGACGAAAAACTGCAGTTCAAGGTGATCGAATTCAACAAGGAAGCTAAGAGAATCATCCTTTCTCACAGCCGTATCTTCGAAGATGAACAGAAAGGCGCTAAGAAAGAAACTGGCGAAAAGAAATCATCTTCAAAACGCGGTGGAAAGAAAGAAGAAGAATCTGCAATGGTAACCGGTCCGGTTGAAAAGACTACACTGGGTGACATTGAAGAACTCGCTGCCCTGAAAGAAAAATTGGCTGGTAAATAA
- a CDS encoding response regulator: MGTNEDNYNVTILIAEDEESNFLLLKTILKRHCNVLQARTGLELLKVFAEKGADLILLDIKMPEMNGIEALKEIRKKDTNIPIIMQSAYAFENDMEAARAAGSNGFITKPINIVELKKTISKFLPQIIW, encoded by the coding sequence ATGGGCACGAACGAAGACAACTACAATGTAACTATTTTGATCGCAGAAGACGAGGAAAGTAATTTCCTACTATTAAAAACCATCTTAAAAAGACACTGTAACGTTCTGCAAGCCAGAACCGGCCTGGAGCTATTGAAAGTTTTTGCTGAAAAAGGAGCCGATTTGATTTTGCTGGATATAAAAATGCCGGAAATGAATGGTATAGAAGCTCTGAAAGAGATTAGAAAGAAAGACACAAACATACCGATTATCATGCAGTCCGCCTATGCCTTCGAAAATGACATGGAAGCCGCCCGTGCTGCCGGAAGCAACGGATTTATCACCAAGCCCATCAATATCGTTGAACTAAAAAAAACGATCTCCAAATTCTTGCCGCAGATAATCTGGTAA
- a CDS encoding MerR family transcriptional regulator: MALNKDKNLKLYFSISEVAQMFDVNESTLRFWEKEFDQIRPRKTGKGTRSYRQEDIDAIRLVYHLVKERGMTLAGARQKLKENPETTIRHEEIVNRLKQIKEELLAMKEAFEALEASK, from the coding sequence ATGGCATTAAATAAAGATAAAAATCTAAAGCTCTATTTCTCCATCAGCGAGGTGGCGCAGATGTTCGACGTCAACGAGTCTACCCTGCGCTTCTGGGAGAAGGAATTCGACCAAATACGTCCACGCAAGACAGGCAAAGGAACCCGCTCCTATCGGCAGGAAGACATCGACGCAATACGCCTGGTCTACCACCTGGTGAAAGAGCGGGGGATGACACTGGCGGGCGCCCGGCAAAAGCTGAAAGAGAACCCGGAGACAACGATACGCCACGAAGAGATCGTAAACAGGTTGAAACAGATCAAGGAAGAATTGCTCGCCATGAAGGAAGCATTCGAAGCGTTGGAAGCTTCCAAATAG
- a CDS encoding HU family DNA-binding protein, whose translation MTNETKMNRSQLINILAQKTGLNKKDVKRTIDEMQKLIVQEVKEGQRICLHGFGSFKPRFQSSRPARNLKNGTAVQLSPRTIIHFKCAPHLLEQMNK comes from the coding sequence ATTACAAACGAAACTAAAATGAACAGAAGTCAGCTTATCAATATCCTGGCTCAAAAAACAGGATTAAACAAAAAAGATGTCAAACGGACAATCGATGAAATGCAAAAACTAATTGTCCAGGAAGTCAAAGAAGGTCAAAGAATCTGCCTGCATGGTTTCGGCTCATTCAAACCTCGTTTTCAATCCAGCCGCCCAGCACGAAACCTGAAAAACGGTACAGCCGTACAGCTGTCTCCCAGGACCATCATTCATTTCAAATGCGCTCCCCACCTGTTGGAGCAGATGAACAAATAA
- a CDS encoding DUF6249 domain-containing protein: MMDFITAPLVVGFICLGIYALFELFVRRKERLLIIEKISERMDIADLGKRLSLPSYGLPRFSFSSLKTGCLLMGIGLGILVGFFCNLIVAANSHSLDFRNEYEAISSAYGASVLLFGGLGLIVAFVIETNMKKKEDK, encoded by the coding sequence ATGATGGATTTTATTACAGCTCCGCTGGTTGTCGGATTCATTTGTTTAGGTATTTACGCTTTGTTTGAACTGTTCGTTCGTCGTAAAGAACGTTTGTTGATCATTGAGAAGATCAGTGAAAGAATGGATATTGCTGATTTGGGAAAAAGGCTGAGCCTCCCTTCGTATGGTTTGCCTCGTTTTTCGTTTAGCTCTTTAAAAACGGGATGTCTGTTGATGGGAATCGGCTTAGGGATACTTGTAGGCTTTTTCTGTAATTTAATTGTTGCTGCTAATAGTCATTCATTGGATTTTCGTAATGAATATGAAGCTATCAGTTCAGCTTATGGCGCCTCCGTCCTTTTGTTTGGAGGTTTGGGATTGATTGTCGCATTCGTTATCGAGACGAATATGAAGAAAAAAGAGGATAAATGA